The DNA sequence ctaataatggTCAGCATACTTGCACTGGGGGCTAAATAGGTGTTAGTAGGGGCATTGTTAGTGTACCCTGGGCAGTATCAGTGTATCAATACATACATATCAGTGTAGGTAGTATAGTGGCGTAGTGTTGTAAAcggtgtcttgcttcattttaagccattttccaagtttgtggtgctcacatctggagttataaagccctCAATAAATGAATGGGCGAGAaatggccagatttggcatctgcattTGGGGTTAATTTATACGAGCATTACAGCTAATGCTACCACCTGAGCAGTCTCTGCTAAAACTGTCTCTGACGACTATCACTGGAGAAAGTAACCACAGCAACGTTACCAAGTAGGCTACAGAATTCAGCTGGCAAAGATTATTGGGTTGCTAGGTAACAAGTTCCTTTTGCAGAAAGCACAAGAACTGACTAAAGGACACGAGGACGCAGGTGAAAGAGAGCAGAGACGCATGAATGAACCACACGAACTGTCAGTACCACAGAGTAGACACAGATACACCCAGAGAGAAAACTCTCACCAATGAGGTCATCATCATTAAAATCACTTGGCTCAAaattagaaaatgaaatattttacattcttaattatcagtgcaaaaaaagagaaaaaaaagacatcacgTGTGTCCTAGTTAGGTTTGAAACGTCATTATTGCTTCATGGGATACATGATTAACGTTCACACGACACCGCGCCTTCTGGACCTGGCTTCGTGGGGTCAACCGCAAACAGTGCAAAAATCTGTTGGTGACAGATGGCGAACCGAACACCTTCGGCTGCTCACaccgctttggataaaaacacCCACCGTGTGCACAAAACAGGTTGCACACAAAATGTATGAGCCTACGACCCAGCTAATGAGTGAATACATTTCCTGTGACTGaccatttattaaaaatacccctaattgaaaaaaagaagacaaggaataaaaaatataaattgaaaaataaaaacaactatACTATATAGttcaaaaacagatttaaattgAATGCGAACGACATGATGCAAAAAGACAGGTTCAGCAAATGCTCTTCcgcaaaaagttatttttattcgAAAATGGCAACAAATTCAATCTCTTGCTTTGTAACAGAATAACATCGCTCACAACAGGATTGTCACAGAGCACAACGAAAAGCAGAGCAGGCCCATTTATGACGtaataatgcatttacaatTGTAATGAGCTCGGGCAAGATCAAGCGCAATGATAGGATGCTGAATAAAGAGATGCCCGTTGGCTTCACGCTTGTGCCGCGCGTCTCAGCGACAGCACCGATTCGATTCTAAATGTGCCCAGCAGTTGCACGACTGAAAGCGTCTGCCATATCACTACATGTTAATTGTAAGCAATAACACAGCTATTAAGGGGGCAGTTATTTGCGCTTTGAATAAGATTCTCACTGTGttcatgaaataatgaaatgcactgAATTGTGATGAGTTAACGTAATAAATACAACGTCCAGAGGATGGCCCTTCTTCCACTACACATGCTGTATTTGACTGGAACCTCACTCAAAATCTATTAAAACAAACCCAAGGTTAAATGTGAAGAGCATATGACAAGATTTCTCAAAGCATAGACATGCAGGGCAGATATGTGTTTGAAGAGTATTGTAAACAGTCATTTGAACTTCACAAAAACTTTGGActtcacaaaatgtaataaatcacCCGAACACAAAATAAGTACTGAAGTATACGTGTGTTTGAGTTGGCCTCGTGCCTTATGCTAGCGATACATTacatataaaagaaaaataattgaaatgtaaactgcacatttctgcacacacgcacacgcacgtgcacacacaggcacgcacacgcccacacacacacacagaaaacagccaaaatcataataaataaaaaaacacacacaaaccactcaGATTAAAACTGTGCCAAACTCTTACTGTAAATACACCAAAGCACGTTAGTTAATATTCTTAAGATACCGTATTCAAAAAAGAATGTCATAAATACAAAATAGCATTATCCAGAAGTgtaacacatgtacacacccactaatgttttcttttgatatagaatgtttaaaaagtgtttaaagACCCTGTGTAAtcaaaatagttattttttatgcttacattaaaaacaaagaaccaaggaaaataaatactatCACATTAAGCccttgttattttgttttcatttattttatgtatttatttatttcttaataaTCCTGAAAGGATATTGTTGAAGGATTTGGTATTGGTTGATGAAGAACTGATGTCATcaacaagattttttttgttcaccaaTCAGCAGTCATTGCCTAAATTTGTTAATATGCTTGTTTAGCACTTGACCAGTACTGACTGTACTATAGGGACTAATGTTACAGGAATCATGTTTGTTGACTGTATCAACATATTCATTCTGGACATGACATGATACGACTTATCGTATAGTGTAATGAAAATAAGCGAACTAGAAAGTAATctaacatctttttttaaaatttactgtaAGGACTTTCATAGAAGGGCTTGATGACAAACAACAGTTGTCAGGCATCAGTAGCTTGCTGTCCTAAATTGCTAGCTACCCAGACAGGATCCTGCTCTGGAGGCAGAGGCGGTGGTGGTGGTCCTGTCACTGAGATTGACTAGTATCGGCACCTCCATGAATTTGTGTGTAAGGGTTGGTGTTCCCCTTGCATGTTCTACCAGCTAGCAAACTCAATGCAAACGCGAGTCTGTTTGTTGGGCTATCTATCCAACGTGAATATTCATTACAGATGgaacatgaccccccccccccccagctctatAGCTCTCCTGTTGAGAAATACTTCGCTTTAGGTCaaaaggacattttattgtcttcctatttatacatttgtaaaaGGTAAATATGGtcatttttctgtaaatttatgtatttttcttaagGCGTAGCATACACTTTAAATGTATAGAAAGGTAATTACCCAGGGTCTTTAAGGAAACGGGGGTGGTAGGGGCAGGTATAGTAAGAAGGCAATCAGGCTGGAGGCCTGGCCCGGTACACCTGCACTGGTGTTCCATTTTGAGCCGGTTGGTCCTCCTGCTGCTAGGGGGAGTTGTGGTCGTAGTTTCGCTAGTGCTGAAAGAGAGGACCTTTTCAGATCCCCTTGATCCAGTTGCCCAGCACCACCGACGCCACCGACCCCAGAACCAGGGGCACGCTGGGTAACGGTCCGGCGCTGGAGGCCCCTCTGTACTGGCGCCAGTCGGAGCGGTTCTGGTAGCCCGGCCCGTTGGCGTAGTAGAAGCGCCGGTCCTCTTCGGACGAGTCGCCGTCGTAGCCGTAGCCGTAGCGGGGCCGCCCCAGGGAGCCGAGCCCGTACCCCAGCGCGGCCCCGCCCAGCGCCCCAgcggccgccgcccccgccagcTTCAGGCCCTGCCTGGAGGACCCGCGGCTTTGAGAGGGCGGGGCCTTCGCGCCCAGGCCCACCCCtttgcccctgcccctgcctccGCCCCCACGCTTGGGCTGGACACCAGGGCACAGTGTCGCCATGAGCAACATGACCAtccacaggaggaggaggaggagtctgcGGTGGCCAATCATGACTGGGGAATCGTTCTGCATCAGGGAAACAATTAGGACAAAATTTCACACGAGGTTATGACATGAGATATGTGTATATCAGGGTCgatgtcaatttaatttcagacCAATAAATGCACGGAATGAACTGGCATTCAATTCATGAAGTGGAAAGTGCCTATTAGGTTCTATTAGAGGTTTCGTCAATTAATCAgtgcatttcagtttattttatgtatatattgtacagtatatatacagtgccttcagaactttaaaaaaaaatctaaacccAACAAATCAGTGCTGAACAGAACAGACACAAGCCCTCTCAGAGCCCACCCAACCACAGCCAGGAATGACCATCACCATTCAGACCAGGATTAGAACCAATTACACGCTTAACTGCCCCACAGAAACACCATGCGCCGCCCTTTCTGTAACAAACAACGCGGccacagacaaaaacagaccACAGCAACGTGCGTACAGTACAATCTAGACAAGTGCCACTCCGCTGCACTTTTCGCAGTCTGGATTTTTCCCCTCAGTTTTGCTGAACTATTAACCGATCCTTCCCAAATTGTGCCCCCGTGATCTGAAGACGTCATCATTGTATTGTGGCGTAGTACGAAATGTAGTAAACTCACAGCATGCACTGAGAGATGTGCTAATTGAGATGTGGGTTTGTCCATCGGTGCCCGAACGGACAAATCTATTATGTCTCACCATCTCTCACTTCTACAAAACAAAATCCGAACTAAGAATTTGATTCCATTTTTGGATGACAATGGAGATGGTTCCATTATAGTGcggaaatgcaaaaatatataataataataatcatgatcCTAACCTTTCTTTGTATAGTACCTTATCatataaaaaaactgtaaaaaacagagaaataaaaaaaaaaaaaaatgaaatagtaataataaattacaaaataaaataagtctaCTAAAATGAGTAATGGTAAACACATGATACATTACCAGATCTAAAAgcaaggctttaaaaaaaatccattaaaccAAGAATATCCACAAATCAGCTCAATTTCTATTCAGAACGACTGAAGAAAAGGAATGGAGCCTTTACCCGTTGTCAAGGTCCGTTATCCGAAGCGGAGTCAAGCTGGAGATGATGGTGCTGGAGATCTGTGCTTCAGTTTGTAACCAATCGCTGTTTCTCTGGGTGGGTTTTGTTTGGCTgaagctgtcactcaaactgcCGAGGCCAATCCGCTGCCGGGTGGGAAAgcggggggggtgtggcatCGTGTTCACCATTTCCAGACCACGCCCCCCGAGCGCCGCTCCTCCCACCTTCTGATTGGTTTTAAATCGATAGCCACGACGAGACTGAGCCGCCTGGCTCCTCCTCCTACCCTCTTCCCCGCCACTCGAGTTCTCCTTCGCAAACTGCATTttactctctctccatccctccctccctccctccctccctctctcgctctttctgtACCGCTCCGTACCGTGTCCTTATTTCTCCATCTCCCgttcgctctccccccccctatTTCCCTCGCTTTCGCACGCCCCCGTGGTTGTTGCCACGGCAATGGCAGCGAGCATACATGTTTGATGGAGACTAAGGTTTCTATACAGCGGATGGAAACAAAAGGAATGGCGGTCAGGAAAAAAACAGCGGACCTGATCCGAGAACAAAACACGACAAACATCCAGGGGACTCTGCCAGGCacacatatttattacattttaaataatcaacGTATCATCCGACAGATCAAAAGCATTCATATTTAAGGCATTGTCCTTAACATGGAAGAAATAAAAGGTCTTCTCGGTATTAAAAAACACACCAACGCACACAAATATTCAtaagatacaaaataaaaataaacagaaataacagtCCGTAATAAACTACACGAACAACACAAGAAGACGCAAACATGCGCAAACACAATAGAAAATCTATTATTTTGGCCATCAGCTCCACAGATCTCTTTGTATAGCTGGTTACACAATATCCACAAAATGCTTTTCAACTGAACTTGATCAGTTTCTGCAATCAAAATAAACATACGTGTGGGCAggagtgtgtgcacacatacagtacacacacacacacacacacacacacacaaacgtaatCTTTAAAAACAGGGGTCCTCAATGCTGATCCTGGAGAGTTGTGGGGTTTCCTGCGTTTGTTTTTGCCTaaaaaaatcagcacccaatttaGACCCACAAGGCCTCTTTAATTGCTAAAGTACACCAACAGACCCAGAATCAGGGTGAAAGATCCCTGCTTTAAACATTGCACATTCCTCTAAATCCAACTGTCTCTATAATCTTCTTTGTGGAGCCATCTTTGCAAtagcagtgtttttattttgtgccaTCATAAGGTAATGTGCTTGGCTGGATTCTGTCAGAAAacgaaccccccacccccaaaaacatAGGCCAGGCTTGGGGTTCAGAGATGGAGTGGAGGGTCATGTGCTTTGGAATGGGAAGAATTGGTCCGGCCTGCATTCGCTGGAAGAGCCTGGGGTCAGGGGGGTGCCCAAACTGAGTGTGGAACGAGAACCTCCTGATTGGACACCATCTCCTGTCCGTCACAGGACAGTCCTAGATGGACAGCACATCTGTCCCCCTTGGCCAGCGAGGACCACAGGGCTGAGAGGTTACTGGAAAGCGAGCCAAGCCGCGGCTGAGATCAGCAGGCCTGTCCTCAGTGTAGGTGCTCAGAAAAGCCTGTTCCAGCAGTGCGACAGTTAAGTGAGCCTGCTTTACAGCTTAACACCTCTGAAAAGCCTCTTCCAAAGTGTAAACATTGAGAGAGCCTGTTCCGTAGCGGAGATACGTAGAAGCAGCTCAGTGGTAACGCGAGTGGACCTAATCCTGCCCTGACCTGACAGAGAGGCAGTTTGAGCTAGGCAGAATCAGCTCAGGGGAATGTGCTTTtgccctcctgcaggaggacagtctgattggctgggttaGTCACCGTATATATATTTGCAAAGTCCCATGGGAAAAAAGTGCTATAGGAAACGTCTTTCTTTTCTGACATTGGTGTCATAACGGGCGTTATTGCTCTGCACCAGTACTGCCACTGCTCCTCACCTGTACCGGGTGAGTCTAAAACAGAGcgaaaaaaaggagaaggagagactgTATGGAGAAGGGATAGAAGGTAAGAGGAACCAGGTGGAAGGATGGAAGGAGGGTGAGAAACCCAATTAAGGCAGAGTTTTCTTGGGGTTCCTGCAGTGTGGCGGGGTCACACATAGGTGGACCGCTCGGTCAGAGATTGCAACTGCTTCTCAATGATACAGCGAAATAATTTGTAcctgaaaaaaacaagagtggaagagagacaagagagaggtaaagaagagagagagagagagagtgagagagagagcttagaACATTTGTAGGATCTAGTTGTACTGCTGcagaattaattttgtttaatgtatgtctccccctggtggacagaaCATGGTTCTGCAACCCTGAGGTGACGTCAAACGCACTATGCCAGTCTTCAACTATGCCTAAAAACTGGTAGGAGCCCTGTATAGTTGTAAAAAAGGTTCcatatgcatttgaaaattcaataaaatgagtttttaaaaatctttttgagCACAAGTATAATCTCAAGTATAGTATCATGGTTCTGCTCCtaaagataaaacattttcctgCTCTTTCAAATGTAAGGTAATTTTCCCTGTTCCACAGTGAATATTGTGAGTGCTTGGTCGGGATTTCGTTATCGGTAGAGAGGGAATTACCGTTTTCTGAGCTTCTGTacctccctgtcctcctcctccttcagttTGGTGATGAAACTCCGCAACACCGGCATCTCAAACTTGATGTACTGCGCCACCTGTAGGCGAAGCAAAGCGTTACCATACTTAAGGAGTCACTCTGAGATCGAGAACAAGCAAAACAGATAGAGACATTGAACCAGATCACCCATGTGTTCTGAGGAAGTGCGGAGAAAGGTTTCATGATTACATGATCTCAGGA is a window from the Anguilla anguilla isolate fAngAng1 chromosome 14, fAngAng1.pri, whole genome shotgun sequence genome containing:
- the sprn2 gene encoding shadow of prion protein 2, giving the protein MIGHRRLLLLLLWMVMLLMATLCPGVQPKRGGGGRGRGKGVGLGAKAPPSQSRGSSRQGLKLAGAAAAGALGGAALGYGLGSLGRPRYGYGYDGDSSEEDRRFYYANGPGYQNRSDWRQYRGASSAGPLPSVPLVLGSVASVVLGNWIKGI